The genomic interval GGAAACTGTAGACGAAGCTGCTCACATTTTTAAACGTAATAACATTTATTATTTAAATGCTCGTGTTGGTTCAGTTACCAAATACTGGATGTCGGATAGCCCATTGCCAAAATACGCTACTCTAGCTGGTGAGCTTGCTCCAAATGCTCCAGGTGCTCCAAATCATGCATCGGCAATTGAATTTAATGACCAATGGTACTTTTTTTATCAACGAGCAGATGTGAACAGTGGTACCTATCATCGTAGATCAGCAGGTTTTGAAAAAATGTATTTTAATGACGATGGAACAATTCAACCTATAATTTACTCTTTAGATCCAAGTTATATTAATAAAGAAGATATCGTTCCTGATTATATATATTATCCAGGTGACACTTTGTATTTTAAAAATGTTGACAATTTATTCCCTGCTGATGGGTCTGGTGTAAAAGTTGAATCAGCAGGAAATATAGGTTTTACTAAAAACCAAAACTATGTTGAATTTGATTCCATTAACATACCAACTCCTGCACAATACCTTTTAACTTTAAATGTTTCGCACAAAGTTCCTTCAAGTTATAATACAGGAATCTTACAAGTTTTTGCAAATGACACTAAAATTGGATCTCTAGAAATTAATGGTACTGGTAATTGGAATGACTTTGTTGATTATACGGGGACACTAACTACAACAGAAAGTTTAAAAAATGCTACTTTAAAGTTTCTTTTTGATGTAAACGATGATCAACTTTATCTCGGAAACTTTTTATCTGCAAAATACGAGCTAATTCCGTGTACAGAAACCAACCTAAGTAACAAAACCTTCAACCTTTCTTCCATACAAGTTACTCCTACTTTAGTTAGTGAAATTTTAAACATAAGTAACATAGAAGAAAATACTATTACTTATAAAATATACAATTTAGAAGGTAAATTATCACATCAGGGTGTTTTATTAAAAGACCACTCTGAAATAAATGTAGCGTTTTTAAAAAACGGAGTTTATTTAATTAAATTAATGAGCAACGATAATTCTTTAGTCAAAAAATTTGTTAAAATTTAACACATCCTTAAAAATTAGGAATTAAAAAACTAATCAATAACTATGGTAACATAGTTGTTAATTAGTTGTTTAATGCAAAATACCAACACCCTTTTAACACATTTATTCACCGCTTCTTATAATAAAAACTCGCCAACAGCACCCTCAAAAAACAACTTACCTATCTCTTATATAATTTTGACTTCGGTATCTTAAAAAACATTCCTGTGCTGTTTTTATTTAATAAATCATAGTAAAAATTATGTTTACTTATTTATATACCTACTTGCAACATTTATATCTCTTAAATGAGAATTATAAAATAAATGGTTTTGATAATTTTGAGGAAATCAATTAACAATATTTTTCTATTGATGATAAATTGTTAGCAGCATTTTTTCTGTTTTTTAAGAAGTCGATAGAGAAGTAAAATAACATATTAACATTATAAAATGTAAACTTATGAAAACAAAAATTACTTTTTTTCTACTACTTTTTTCACTGACTTATTTTGCACAAACCGACCCTTGTGGAAGTATACTAAATGACACTTTTGATACAGCAGGCGCTTTACCAACTGAATGGACAGAATACAGTACCACAGGAAGCGTAACAGTTGCAAATGGTAAACTAAAATTTGAGCATA from Polaribacter sejongensis carries:
- a CDS encoding family 43 glycosylhydrolase; amino-acid sequence: MKNAILQPILCLVTTLLSLYSWTQNSINPILRNVDEGFLYAADPAAEVYNGKVYVYCSHDQPDATGYSSMQDYMVLESEDMINWVNHGVVLKPREYSWASGQMNAPDVAYKDGWYYFYFPYDKTHVGVAKSRNPEGPWEEAVSDKITTIFDPTVFVDDDGQAYIYGSDNKVNIGDEGRHIYGAKLKDNMTELDSDWVRLTEETVDEAAHIFKRNNIYYLNARVGSVTKYWMSDSPLPKYATLAGELAPNAPGAPNHASAIEFNDQWYFFYQRADVNSGTYHRRSAGFEKMYFNDDGTIQPIIYSLDPSYINKEDIVPDYIYYPGDTLYFKNVDNLFPADGSGVKVESAGNIGFTKNQNYVEFDSINIPTPAQYLLTLNVSHKVPSSYNTGILQVFANDTKIGSLEINGTGNWNDFVDYTGTLTTTESLKNATLKFLFDVNDDQLYLGNFLSAKYELIPCTETNLSNKTFNLSSIQVTPTLVSEILNISNIEENTITYKIYNLEGKLSHQGVLLKDHSEINVAFLKNGVYLIKLMSNDNSLVKKFVKI